In Vespa crabro chromosome 13, iyVesCrab1.2, whole genome shotgun sequence, one DNA window encodes the following:
- the LOC124428879 gene encoding tyrosine aminotransferase isoform X2, protein MSGLNSRERWEVLASYIAKQTHNPIRSIVDNIVVEPNPNKRMIALSIGDPTTFGNLKPAKEVIEAVQESIASQMYNGYAPSTGYEKAREAVAEYSSSDFVKVEAKPERSWEIDLDDLETKIDESTAAIVINNPSNPCGSVFSRNHILDILNIAARYYVPIIADEIYEHMVFPGRTFYSLASLSNEVPILLCSGLGKRFLVPGWRMGWIIIHDKQNVLEGEIRKGLQCLSQRIIGSNTLIQGALPAILQNTPEKFFDDVMRTLHIHSKLCYNCIAKIPGLKPIMPDGAMYMMVSIDLPCFPEFNSDLEFVQRLLMEESVFCLPGQCFDYPSYMRLVITIPQDMLEEACQRIQEFCYRHHYKTAEINRKNHLIKNLSEGFLLTNEAKGNCENL, encoded by the exons ATGTCTGGTTTAAATTCGCGGGAGCGTTGGGAAGTTCTAGCGTCCTATATTGCCAAGCAAACACACAATCCTATAAGATCTATCGTGGATAACATCGTTGTCGAACCAAATCCTAACAAGAGAATGATCGCTTTGTCGATCG GTGATCCAACGACGTTTGGAAACTTGAAACCAGCAAAGGAAGTAATCGAAGCTGTTCAAGAAAGTATTGCTTCTCAAATGTACAACGGTTATGCACCAAGTACAG gTTATGAAAAAGCAAGAGAAGCCGTAGCCGAGTACAGTTCTTCCGATTTTGTTAAGGTAGAAGCCAAG CCGGAACGCAGTTGGGAAATCGATCTCGATGACCTGGAGACGAAGATCGACGAATCTACAGCAGCGATAGTTATAAACAATCCCTCGAATCCATGCGGTTCTGTGTTCAGCCGCAACCATATTCTCGATATTCTGAATATTGCTGCACGTTACTACGTGCCTATTATCGCAGACGAAATTTACGAACATATG GTTTTTCCTGGACGGACTTTTTACTCGTTAGCTTCTCTTTCGAACGAAGTTCCTATTTTATTGTGTAGCGGTCTTGGGAAGAG GTTTTTGGTACCAGGCTGGCGTATGGGATGGATTATCATTCACGACAAACAAAACGTTCTCGAGGGAGAG ATTCGCAAGGGTTTGCAATGTTTGAGTCAGAGAATTATCGGTAGCAATACGCTTATACAGGGTGCCTTACCCGCCATATTGCAAAATACGCCCGAAAAGTTTTTCGACGACGTGATGCGTACCTTGCAC ATTCATTCGAAACTGTGTTATAATTGTATAGCGAAGATACCTGGCTTGAAACCGATAATGCCAGACGGTGCGATGTATATGATG GTTTCTATAGACTTACCCTGCTTTCCTGAGTTTAATTCTGATCTTGAATTTGTACAACGTTTGCTTATGGAGGAGTCTGTTTTTTGTTTGCCAGGTCAG tGTTTCGATTATCCTTCTTACATGAGATTGGTAATTACCATACCCCAAGATATGCTCGAAGAAGCGTGTCAGAGAATTCAAGAGTTTTGTTATAGACACCATTACAAAACGGCAGAAATCAATAGGAAAAAtcatttgattaaaaatttaagtGAAGGTTTTTTACTGACGAATGAGGCCAAAGGAAATTGTGAGAACCTTTGa
- the LOC124428879 gene encoding tyrosine aminotransferase isoform X3, with the protein MYNGYAPSTGYEKAREAVAEYSSSDFVKVEAKDVILCSGCSCALDLCITALAREGQNILIPRPGFSIYRTLAEGLGIVVKTYNLCPERSWEIDLDDLETKIDESTAAIVINNPSNPCGSVFSRNHILDILNIAARYYVPIIADEIYEHMVFPGRTFYSLASLSNEVPILLCSGLGKRFLVPGWRMGWIIIHDKQNVLEGEIRKGLQCLSQRIIGSNTLIQGALPAILQNTPEKFFDDVMRTLHIHSKLCYNCIAKIPGLKPIMPDGAMYMMVSIDLPCFPEFNSDLEFVQRLLMEESVFCLPGQCFDYPSYMRLVITIPQDMLEEACQRIQEFCYRHHYKTAEINRKNHLIKNLSEGFLLTNEAKGNCENL; encoded by the exons ATGTACAACGGTTATGCACCAAGTACAG gTTATGAAAAAGCAAGAGAAGCCGTAGCCGAGTACAGTTCTTCCGATTTTGTTAAGGTAGAAGCCAAG GATGTGATCCTGTGCAGTGGTTGCTCTTGCGCTCTCGATCTCTGCATCACTGCACTAGCACGAGAAGGACAGAACATTCTAATTCCACGTCCCggtttttctatttatcgaaCGTTAGCGGAAGGTCTGGGAATTGTGGTGAAGACTTACAATCTTTGC CCGGAACGCAGTTGGGAAATCGATCTCGATGACCTGGAGACGAAGATCGACGAATCTACAGCAGCGATAGTTATAAACAATCCCTCGAATCCATGCGGTTCTGTGTTCAGCCGCAACCATATTCTCGATATTCTGAATATTGCTGCACGTTACTACGTGCCTATTATCGCAGACGAAATTTACGAACATATG GTTTTTCCTGGACGGACTTTTTACTCGTTAGCTTCTCTTTCGAACGAAGTTCCTATTTTATTGTGTAGCGGTCTTGGGAAGAG GTTTTTGGTACCAGGCTGGCGTATGGGATGGATTATCATTCACGACAAACAAAACGTTCTCGAGGGAGAG ATTCGCAAGGGTTTGCAATGTTTGAGTCAGAGAATTATCGGTAGCAATACGCTTATACAGGGTGCCTTACCCGCCATATTGCAAAATACGCCCGAAAAGTTTTTCGACGACGTGATGCGTACCTTGCAC ATTCATTCGAAACTGTGTTATAATTGTATAGCGAAGATACCTGGCTTGAAACCGATAATGCCAGACGGTGCGATGTATATGATG GTTTCTATAGACTTACCCTGCTTTCCTGAGTTTAATTCTGATCTTGAATTTGTACAACGTTTGCTTATGGAGGAGTCTGTTTTTTGTTTGCCAGGTCAG tGTTTCGATTATCCTTCTTACATGAGATTGGTAATTACCATACCCCAAGATATGCTCGAAGAAGCGTGTCAGAGAATTCAAGAGTTTTGTTATAGACACCATTACAAAACGGCAGAAATCAATAGGAAAAAtcatttgattaaaaatttaagtGAAGGTTTTTTACTGACGAATGAGGCCAAAGGAAATTGTGAGAACCTTTGa
- the LOC124428876 gene encoding collagen alpha-1(IV) chain: protein MTRLGLRLVASLVCLTGIVSEEYNYTWVRNSQTVVPLDASRGDIRVDVRSDGGPNGTDDEYRLPQTWKYPERKFDNQNRPVNSEGNSSNDFVEYDYGNNDPQNRQEYHSEGSRDGGSYGSGHRDYSNNYPYNQETAGRYGGYTNGQESSGSGNNDDRYRYPPGQREHNQTEYGGGYEGNRGFPYYYGQGQVSRTDNDRGPYDVNRAAIDPYGSHTSYDQESSYNTGYNIGYNRGQGGYGAAGQSENYPSSYSAIPVPGATRSRNCTGSANCIPKCFAEKGSRGPPGTVGPQGPKGQQGFPGSEGLLGPKGEKGDPGPQGPRGPKGERGKMGMPGFPGINGIPGVQGPPGFPGLPGRDGCNGTDGAPGKDGQPGEIGPRGFRGPRGPKGEKGQPAFAGNFPVGQKGEPGIDGVRGPPGSPGSQGQRGYPGPKGERGSQGAPGIPGPKGEKGNMGLGFEGLKGDKGQKGEQGPPGTSGPLVPLLGGGSEMAGPPGEPGEKGDRGDMGLDGQKGEPGMIGDHGLSGALGMKGEKGLPGAPGIRGRDGFSGPPGPPGRKGDRGYDGLDGLPGRPGQKGEPGHDGLMGVPGLRGPPGPPGGGKGRPGPPGPKGPRGFPGPIGPRGSDGFPGDPGPKGPIGLQGGPGLQGIPGPEGLSGEKGAKGEPGLTGFPGGAGPRGFDGPPGPVGPRGLPGEKGLSIMGPKGMDGIPGQDGEKGQKGERGYIGVRGRPGDSLDGIPGSPGAPGLPGEPGTAGRDGTPGFPGTPGEKGDVGGRCQDCIPGSRGAKGDRGFDGSPGLPGPRGPPGERGFPGEPGMDGLPGSMGPSGPPGRDGTPGSPGPQGSPGAPGIVTKDMLKLEKGEKGLRGEPGRQGPPGLEGPPGEKGRPGLEGFPGLKGQPGDRGFPGQDGTPGRSGTPGRKGEKGISLKGEPGEAGRPGPPGAKGEPGFYGEKGEPGMCRPLNWMESLKGNRGPTGDKGEPGPPGEDGLPGDKGLQGLQGPPGNVGPIGATGPVGPRGLPGPRGEKGNTGPMGFPGEPGREGLRGYAGIPGGKGDKGEPGITVKGSPCLPGLPGSKGEKGLPGPPGKEGQVGSPGLTGFTGEKGDVGIPGNNGLPGIPGEKGDTGPIGPPGPPGVAGTPGADGSKGEPGLPGEPGRPGLPGFPGTKGDRGVPGIDGPKGYPGRRGLPGTLGRPGSEGLPGLKGERGEKGSPGFPGLPGMEGKPGRPGLSGPKGDIGPEGLPGVPGLPGYDGPKGDTGPPGLPGRKGEPGQVSEKGQKGEPGMPGIRGPPGPPGRDGYDGLKGEPGRPGVGRDGLPGLKGEAGPPGRDGLPGLQGPKGDTGVRGFVGLKGDVGLPGEPGEPGTPGIDGLPGEIGEVGPPGAPGFPGAEGKMGAPGRSGLDGVKGDRGFPGPVGVPGIPGAPGEKGDKGPPGPTITVKGEKGEPGHPGLTGLPGSKGDRGLEGLAGYDGEKGDRGLPGPVGNPGPPGSMGLKGDQGPTGIPGLPGITIKGEKGLPGLMGKHGRDGFPGLPGEKGERGLPGLPGPKGDIGPYGPIGPQGEKGDAGPIGLTGPPGRDGAQGLEGVPGLPGERGPKGDRGQPGLFGAPGQKGEPGLPGHSGLDGVPGEKGDRGWDGVNGLPGELGEKGDRGYPGSIGLMGAVGYIGAKGDKGDDCIPPPIGPKGDRGYPGPAGLPGQPGEKGLSGPPGFPGVNGIKGAQGFMGSPGPIGLTGPAGPPGAPGLPGLEGPMGAPGPVGEPGQSCETTPDYLTGILLVRHSQSQYVPTCEPGHIKLWEGYSLLFTDGDERAHSQDLGYAGSCVRKFSTMPFLVCDVNSVCHYASRNDRSYWLSTNSPIPMMPAEESAIEEYISRCVVCEVPANILAVHSQSLSIPECPNGWTGLWIGYSFLMHTGAGAQGGGQSLSSSGSCLEDFRATPFIECNGAKGHCHYYSNEFSFWMATIEDSQQFQVPRKQTLKAGNLRSGISRCQVCIKNT, encoded by the exons ATGACCCGGTTGGGATTGCG aCTCGTCGCATCCCTAGTCTGCTTGACCGGGATCGTCAGCGAG GAATATAATTACACATGGGTAAGGAATTCGCAAACGGTCGTTCCTTTGGACGCATCGCGAGGAGATATACGAGTCGATGTACGAAGCGATGGGGGACCAAATGGTACCGATGACGAATATCGACTCCCTCAAACATGGAAATATccagaaagaaaattcgataatCAAAATAGACCTGTGAACAGTGAAGGAAATTCGAGCAACGACTTCGTTGAATATGATTATGGGAATAACGATCCTCAGAATCGACAAGAATATCATTCTGAAGGATCGAGAGATGGCGGATCTTATGGATCGGGACATCGAGATTATTCAAACAATTATCCATATAATCAAGAGACAGCCGGACGATACGGTGGATATACGAATGGTCAAGAGTCATCTGGATCAGGAAATAACGATGATCGATATCGTTATCCTCCCGGACAAAGAGAACACAATCAAACAGAATATGGAG gAGGCTACGAAGGTAATCGCggctttccttattattatggtcAAGGCCAAGTTTCAAGAACTGACAACGATAGAGGACCTTATGATGTTAATCGAGCTGCTATCGATCCTTACGGTTCGCATACTTCTTATGATCAGGAATCTAGTTACAATACTGGTTACAATATTGGTTACAATAGAGGACAAGGTGGATACGGAGCCGCTGGACAATCGGAAAATTATCCAAGCAGTTATTCAGCTATCCCTGTACCTGGTGCAACACGATCTCGTAATTGCACTGGATCGGCAAATTGCATACCAAAATGCTTTGCCGAGAAAGGTTCACGT GGTCCACCTGGTACGGTTGGGCCACAAGGACCAAAAGGACAGCAGGGATTTCCTGGATCTGAAGGTCTCTTAGGtccgaaaggagaaaaaggtgaTCCTGGACCCCAAGGACCACGCGGGccaaaaggagaaaga GGTAAAATGGGTATGCCTGGTTTTCCTGGAATAAACGGTATTCCTGGAGTTCAAGGACCACCTGGCTTTCCTGGACTTCCTGGTAGAGATGGTTGTAATGGAACagac GGTGCTCCGGGTAAAGACGGTCAACCCGGTGAAATAGGACCCCGAGGTTTCCGTGGTCCTAGAGGTCCTAAAGGAGAAAAGGGTCAACCAGCTTTTGCAGGGAATTTTCCAGTTGGTCAAAAAGGAGAACCTGGAATAGATGGCGTACGAGGTCCACCAGGATCTCCTGGATCCCAAGGACAGCGAGGTTATCCCGGCCCGAAAGGAGAACGGGGATCACAG GGTGCACCTGGTATCCCAGGgccgaaaggagagaaaggtaATATGGGTCTTGGATTTGAAGGATTAAAAGGAGATAAAGGACAGAAAGGTGAACAAGGTCCTCCTGGTACGTCGGGACCTCTAGTGCCATTGTTAGGAGGAGGCTCGGAAATGGCTGGACCACCTGGTGAAccaggagaaaaaggagataga GGCGACATGGGATTGGATGGTCAAAAAGGAGAACCAGGAATGATCGGAGATCATGGTCTTTCTGGTGCATTGGGTatgaagggagaaaaaggtcTTCCTGGAGCGCCAGGTATTCGT GGTAGGGATGGTTTCTCTGGACCTCCCGGTCCACCTGGTCGTAAAGGTGATCGAGGTTATGACGGATTGGATGGTCTTCCTGGTCGACCAGGACAAAAAGGAGAACCCGGTCATGATGGACTTATGGGAGTTCCAGGATTGCGAGGACCACCTGGTCCACCAGGT ggTGGCAAGGGAAGACCGGGACCACCAGGTCCTAAAGGTCCACGAGGTTTTCCTGGCCCAATCGGTCCTCGAGGTTCCGATGGATTTCCAGGCGACCCAGGTCCAAAAGGTCCTATCGGCTTGCAAGGTGGGCCTGGTTTACAAGGAATTCCAGGTCCGGAAGGTTTGTCGGGAGAGAAAGGGGCAAAAGGAGAGCCAGGACTTACTGGGTTTCCTGGTGGGGCTGGTCCTCGTGGTTTCGACGGTCCTCCGGGACCAGTAGGTCCGCGAGGTTTGCCGGGAGAAAAGGGATTATCGATTATG GGTCCGAAAGGAATGGATGGTATACCTGGTCAAGATggagaaaaaggacaaaaaggaGAACGTGGTTATATTGGAGTACGAGGTCGACCAGGAGACTCCTTGGATGGTATTCCAGGTTCACCTGGAGCGCCTGGATTACCTGGAGAACCTGGAACAGCAGGAAGAGATGGTACACCAGGTTTCCCCGGGACACCCGGTGAGAAAGGAGATGTCGGTGGTCGTTGTCAAGATTGCATACCAGGATCGCGAGGTGCAAAAGGAGATCGCGGTTTCGATGGTAGCCCTGGCCTGCCAGGTCCACGTGGACCGCCTGGGGAACGCGGATTTCCCGGAGAACCAGGTATGGATGGACTACCAGGATCCATGGGACCATCAGGACCACCG GGAAGAGATGGCACTCCAGGATCTCCTGGACCCCAAGGATCTCCCGGAGCACCCGGCATAGTTACGAAAGATATGTTGAAATTGGAAAAAGGCGAAAAAGGATTGCGAGGAGAACCAGGACGGCAAGGCCCACCAGGACTAGAAGGACCACCAGGAGAAAAGGGTAGACCCGGATTGGAGGGCTTCCCAGGATTAAAAGGACAGCCG ggAGATCGTGGATTTCCAGGACAAGATGGTACGCCTGGTAGATCAGGAACACCTGGACGTAAGGGTGAAAAAGGAATTAGCTTAAAGGGAGAGCCTGGAGAAGCAGGAAGACCGGGACCTCCTGGAGCAAAAGGTGAACCTGGATTTTATGGTGAAAAGGGTGAACCTg GTATGTGTCGACCTTTGAATTGGATGGAAAGCTTGAAAGGCAATAGAGGTCCTACGGGTGATAAAGGTGAACCAGGACCTCCCGGAGAAGATGGATTACCAGGTGATAAAGGTTTACAAGGACTTCAG GGTCCTCCAGGAAATGTTGGTCCAATTGGTGCAACTGGTCCTGTAGGGCCACGAGGTTTACCAGGTCCTCGAGGAGAAAAAGGTAACACAGGACCAATGGGTTTCCCGGGTGAACCTGGTCGTGAGGGACTTCGAGGATATGCAGGTATACCCGGTGGAAAAGGTGATAAAGGAGAACCAGGAATAACTGTGAAGGGCAGTCCTTGTTTACCCGGGTTACCGGGatcgaaaggagaaaaaggtcTTCCTGGTCCACCAGGAAAAGAAGGTCAAGTTGGATCGCCAGGGTTAACAGGATTTACTGGTGAAAAAGGAGACGTCGGCATTCCAGGTAATAATGGATTACCAGGTATACcaggagagaaaggagataCCGGTCCAATTGGACCACCAGGACCTCCTGGGGTCGCTGGAACACCCGGAGCTGATGGCAGTAAAG GTGAACCCGGATTACCAGGAGAACCGGGTAGACCAGGCCTTCCAGGATTCCCTGGTACGAAAGGGGATCGTGGAGTTCCTGGTATCGATGGACCAAAAGGATATCCTGGACGACGCGGATTGCCTGGTACACTTGGTAGACCTGGCAGCGAAGGTTTGCCTGGtttgaaaggagaaagaggcgAGAAAGGATCACCAGGCTTCCCTGGCTTACCCGGCATGGAAGGAAAGCCCGGTCGACCCGGTTTATCAGGACCAAAAGGAGATATTGGTCCAGAAGGTCTTCCTGGTGTGCCAGGTTTGCCCGGATATGACGGACCAAAAGGTGATACAGGGCCACCAGGATTACCC GGCCGAAAAGGAGAACCAGGACAAGTATCggaaaaaggacaaaaggGTGAACCAGGAATGCCTGGCATTCGTGGACCTCCTGGACCACCAGGAAGAGATGGATACGATGGACTCAAAGGAGAACCTGGAAGACCAGGTGTAGGACGTGACGGCTTGCCTGGTTTAAAAGGAGAAGCGGGACCACCAGGACGCGATGGTTTACCAGGATTGCAAGGTCCGAAAGGGGACACAGGTGTAAGAGGATTCGTTGGCTTGAAAGGGGATGtg GGTTTACCGGGAGAACCAGGAGAACCAGGTACGCCTGGAATCGATGGTTTACCAGGTGAAATTGGAGAAGTCGGACCTCCTGGAGCACCTGGATTCCCTGGAGCCGAAGGAAAAATGGGAGCACCAGGACGATCTGGACTCGATGGTGTTAAAGGCGATCGCGGTTTTCCCG GTCCTGTTGGCGTTCCTGGTATTCCTGGTGCACCTGGTGAGAAAGGAGATAAGGGACCACCAGGACCAACGATTAcagtaaaaggagaaaagggcGAGCCTGGTCATCCTGGTTTAACTGGATTACCTGGAAGTAAAGGAGATCGTGGTTTAGAAGGTTTAGCCGGATACGATggagagaaaggagatagaGGCCTGCCTGGCCCGGTTGGAAATCCTGGACCGCCCGGTTCAATGGGCCTTAAGG GTGATCAAGGTCCTACTGGTATTCCTGGTCTTCCtggaataacaataaagggCGAGAAAGGTTTACCGGGTTTGATGGGTAAGCACGGACGAGACGGGTTCCCAGGTCTTCcaggagagaaaggagaacgaGGACTTCCTGGATTGCCTGGACCGAAAGGAGATATTGGGCCCTACGGTCCTATCGGACCTCAAGGTGAAAAGGGTGATGCAGGTCCTATCGGTCTTACGGGTCCACCTGGACGCGATGGAGCGCAAGGTTTGGAAGGAGTACCAGGTTTGCCGGGTGAAAGAGGTCCAAAAGGAGACAGAGGACAACCAGGACTTTTCGGCGCACCAGGACAGAAAGGAGAGCCTGGGCTACCAG GTCATAGTGGCTTGGATGGCGTTCCCGGAGAAAAAGGTGATAGAGGCTGGGACGGAGTGAACGGACTTCCCGGAGAACTCGGTGAAAAGGGAGATCGAGGATATCCTGGTTCAATAGGTTTAATGGGTGCCGTTGGTTATATTGGTGCTAAGGGTGATAAGGGTGATGATTGTATTCCACCGCCCATAGGACCAAAGGGTGATCGCGGTTATCCAG gTCCTGCGGGATTACCTGGACAACCAGGCGAGAAAGGACTTTCAGGACCGCCAGGTTTCCCAGGAGTAAATGGTATAAAAGGAGCTCAAGGATTCATGGGATCACCTGGTCCGATTGGATTGACAGGTCCTGCTGGTCCTCCTGGTGCACCTGGTTTGCCAGGTCTCGAAGGTCCTATGGGAGCTCCTGGACCAGTTGGAGAGCCAGGTCAATCGTGCGAAACCACACCCGATTATCTTACCGGTATTTTACTAGTCCGACATAGTCAAAGTCAATACGTACCGACCTGCGAACCAGGTCACATCAAATTATGGGAAGGTTATAGTTTATTATTCACGGATGGCGACGAGAGAGCCCATTCTCAGGATCTAG GTTATGCTGGTTCGTGCGTAAGAAAATTCTCAACGATGCCCTTCCTAGTTTGCGACGTCAACAGTGTTTGTCATTACGCTAGTCGGAATGATCGTTCTTATTGGCTATCAACTAATAGTCCAATTCCTATGATGCCAGCTGAGGAATCGGCGATAGAAGAATATATCTCAAG GTGTGTGGTATGCGAAGTTCCAGCTAATATTCTGGCAGTACACAGTCAGTCTCTAAGCATTCCGGAATGTCCAAATGGATGGACCGGACTTTGGATCGGATATAGTTTTTTGATG cACACTGGCGCAGGTGCTCAGGGTGGCGGACAATCATTGTCCAGTTCTGGTTCGTGCTTGGAAGATTTCCGGGCAACTCCTTTCATTGAATGCAATGGCGCGAAAGGTCACTGCCATTATTATTCGAACGAGTTTAGTTTTTGGATGGCCACCATAGAAGATAGCCAACAATTTCAAGTGCCTAGAAAACAGACCTTAAAGGCAGGAAACCTTAGGTCGGGAATAAGTCGCTGCCAAGTTTGTATAAAGAATACGTAA
- the LOC124428879 gene encoding tyrosine aminotransferase isoform X1 — protein MSGLNSRERWEVLASYIAKQTHNPIRSIVDNIVVEPNPNKRMIALSIGDPTTFGNLKPAKEVIEAVQESIASQMYNGYAPSTGYEKAREAVAEYSSSDFVKVEAKDVILCSGCSCALDLCITALAREGQNILIPRPGFSIYRTLAEGLGIVVKTYNLCPERSWEIDLDDLETKIDESTAAIVINNPSNPCGSVFSRNHILDILNIAARYYVPIIADEIYEHMVFPGRTFYSLASLSNEVPILLCSGLGKRFLVPGWRMGWIIIHDKQNVLEGEIRKGLQCLSQRIIGSNTLIQGALPAILQNTPEKFFDDVMRTLHIHSKLCYNCIAKIPGLKPIMPDGAMYMMVSIDLPCFPEFNSDLEFVQRLLMEESVFCLPGQCFDYPSYMRLVITIPQDMLEEACQRIQEFCYRHHYKTAEINRKNHLIKNLSEGFLLTNEAKGNCENL, from the exons ATGTCTGGTTTAAATTCGCGGGAGCGTTGGGAAGTTCTAGCGTCCTATATTGCCAAGCAAACACACAATCCTATAAGATCTATCGTGGATAACATCGTTGTCGAACCAAATCCTAACAAGAGAATGATCGCTTTGTCGATCG GTGATCCAACGACGTTTGGAAACTTGAAACCAGCAAAGGAAGTAATCGAAGCTGTTCAAGAAAGTATTGCTTCTCAAATGTACAACGGTTATGCACCAAGTACAG gTTATGAAAAAGCAAGAGAAGCCGTAGCCGAGTACAGTTCTTCCGATTTTGTTAAGGTAGAAGCCAAG GATGTGATCCTGTGCAGTGGTTGCTCTTGCGCTCTCGATCTCTGCATCACTGCACTAGCACGAGAAGGACAGAACATTCTAATTCCACGTCCCggtttttctatttatcgaaCGTTAGCGGAAGGTCTGGGAATTGTGGTGAAGACTTACAATCTTTGC CCGGAACGCAGTTGGGAAATCGATCTCGATGACCTGGAGACGAAGATCGACGAATCTACAGCAGCGATAGTTATAAACAATCCCTCGAATCCATGCGGTTCTGTGTTCAGCCGCAACCATATTCTCGATATTCTGAATATTGCTGCACGTTACTACGTGCCTATTATCGCAGACGAAATTTACGAACATATG GTTTTTCCTGGACGGACTTTTTACTCGTTAGCTTCTCTTTCGAACGAAGTTCCTATTTTATTGTGTAGCGGTCTTGGGAAGAG GTTTTTGGTACCAGGCTGGCGTATGGGATGGATTATCATTCACGACAAACAAAACGTTCTCGAGGGAGAG ATTCGCAAGGGTTTGCAATGTTTGAGTCAGAGAATTATCGGTAGCAATACGCTTATACAGGGTGCCTTACCCGCCATATTGCAAAATACGCCCGAAAAGTTTTTCGACGACGTGATGCGTACCTTGCAC ATTCATTCGAAACTGTGTTATAATTGTATAGCGAAGATACCTGGCTTGAAACCGATAATGCCAGACGGTGCGATGTATATGATG GTTTCTATAGACTTACCCTGCTTTCCTGAGTTTAATTCTGATCTTGAATTTGTACAACGTTTGCTTATGGAGGAGTCTGTTTTTTGTTTGCCAGGTCAG tGTTTCGATTATCCTTCTTACATGAGATTGGTAATTACCATACCCCAAGATATGCTCGAAGAAGCGTGTCAGAGAATTCAAGAGTTTTGTTATAGACACCATTACAAAACGGCAGAAATCAATAGGAAAAAtcatttgattaaaaatttaagtGAAGGTTTTTTACTGACGAATGAGGCCAAAGGAAATTGTGAGAACCTTTGa